The Lolium rigidum isolate FL_2022 chromosome 2, APGP_CSIRO_Lrig_0.1, whole genome shotgun sequence genomic interval CGAGCTAGCGCAGCTTTTCAGGTCAGATTTTGTGTTGTATCCTACCGCGGACGTTCTCGGCAGAAGAGTTTGCGTCGAGAACACTGTTTCAGTATCCCGTGACGGGTAGCACGTAGCGAATCGGACGGTGAGTGAGTACGGCTGCTACGAATATCTACGTACCGTACCGTCAAACAAAAGAGAAGACGCAAAGgcgttccgtggcgttcgagatcGGCGTTGGCACGGCGCACGACAGAGTCGACTGGGCGTACGTATCGCCGAGTAGCACCAAGTACATTGAAGAGTGTACAACAAATTCTTTATCACATGCAGTGCAAGATCGAGAAAACTcgcgagagagaaaaaaaaagatgagGGCTCGGCAGTGACGCCACCGTGACGCGAGCGTGACACCGATTTTTTTGAGACAGAGAACCGTCCCGATCAGGGAGTTATTTGAGCAGGACGCGTGATACACAGTACGCACAACTTGGGTTTAACAACACAGTGGTTGGGACCACCGGTTCAGGCGTTCAGCGACCCCATCCACAACGCACGCACGGGCCGGATCATGGCTGGACGGTCAGGATCGGGCCAGCCGACGCCCGCCGCGGCACGTCCGGCCCGAAACCGCTCCTCGGGAAGTGATCGATCGATCAGACGCTCCGGACGCGCCCACGCGTTCTGGCGGGTCCGTGTCCGTACGCGCGCGAGACGTGTGGGCTGGCTAGCTGTGCGTGCGACTGTGACTGTGTCCCCTTGGGGGCAAGGCAAGTCAGGCTCGGTCCCTTTCAGGCATGCCGCCATGCCGGGCTCAATTAGCTGTCCGTGCATATGCCGCCACTGTTTTGCGGCAGTGCAGTGGCCTCTGCTCTGGATCGATGGTGGCTCCGGCTCCGTCCGAGTCCGACCTACGCAAAGTGCATCCGCCGATCCGCGCGCGGAGCCGGGCTGGGTTCCCGCTGCTCTTCCTCCCGGTATTCTGTGCTTGGGGACGTGACCTGGATGTGTGGTCATGTACGAGCGCCGTGGCGGTGCTTCGATTGCGACGGTTGCTGGCGGTGGACTTAGCTATCGCCTAGCGCGCGGTGGTCAAGAATCACAAGGGTTGGACCGGCCGGGACTGCTATCGTTAAACTTCGGTACGGTTTACTATATATGCTGTGGGCTGTGAATGGCTCGATCGTGTCTTAATTCCGGCTTCAAAGTGTTGGCCGACGTACGTACGGTTTGAGGCATGTGTTTTGGCACGTGGTAAAACGATCGAGGCCGGGCTAGGCTTGTTTCTGCACCTAGTTTGGTTAAGTGCAAGCCCATATATTCATACTATAGGTGAAAATCGATTCCATCGTCTGGTGAGCTTCTTCTGTACATACTGAACCAATAACGACATAGCCAAAACGACATAGCCAAAACTACTTTGTTCACACAACGCTAACTAACTAGCTAGCAAAACGTACTAGCTCCACGATGACAAACACACAACACAcattacttctataaatgttgCAATCTTACCCGGCCAACCAGGCCATCCAAAGGGGCAAACCTTCGTATGACGTTGGATCGGTTCTGAATAGTAAAAATCTCCTTCCACTTTTCACTCCAGCCGTTGGATGAAGTAAAAATCTTTCCCACTCGTTTAGCTTCTAAAAGAGTCCATGACACCTGGGACCAGCTATGTGCGGGCCCCGGCGGCGAGAGGCAGACACGGCCGGTTGATCGGTCGCGTTCTTTTTCCTCTCCGCATGGCAGGGGTGAAACCCTAGATCGCTGCTCCAATCCCCTGTGCTCCTTTCTTGCCCAATCCCCGTTTCTCGTCTCTCCTCCTCTCCAATGGTGGCGCGCCGCATCTCCTTGGGATGGAGCCAGAGGAGGACGACCACGGTGGCAGGTCGGAGAAGACGATGCAGGAGGCCGCACGAAGGCGGGTGCCGGCACGGAGAGTGGTGGCTGCGCGACGCCTCGCCGCGCCTTGAGAAGCCCGTCCACAACCGGCTCCTGGCGGAGCTCGCTCGCGCCGGAGGTCGCCTGCCCGGTCTCTGGCGGAGCTCGCCCGCACCGGCCCCTGGCAAAGGGAGCCCGCGCCCCTGCGGCGTCCCTGGGAGCGGTGCATCTGGGGGAAAGGctctcgagcgccggcggcggcagggagcaGCGACGCCGGCGGCTGGAGGCGGCAGGGACCAGCGACTACGACGGTTGGACGCAGCAGCTGCGATGACAGGCGGCGCGTGGCGGCGCATCTGGCAGCCATAAAGAGGAGACCTATGGCCTGTCGTCGTTGTCCTCGGCAGGGGGTGGTCGACGGCGATGGAGACGTCTCAGGTCTGGGGGAGCCATGGCTAGCCCCAACCCGTTTCTCTCTCACTGAGCTGGAACTGCTACTTCGGTCGATCTCTTCCTCCTGCTCAACAGCTGAAGCACAAACAGCCAGTGCAGAACCGTTCTGCCAGAACGCCTGCCTAACCTCGCCATATTTGGCCCTCTCAAGAAGGTGCACGCTGCTCTCCTTTTCATGATATTTGCCTCGTTCTTCAAGTGCCTTGCTCCTAGAGCTTCTAATCTTTGTTTGTGCAGACTTGTTTTCTCTATGCCTATAAGGTGGTTGATGAAATTCCAAGAAGGATCTGGGGATGGATTGATCTAGGCAAGCAATGTGATTTACAGCCAGCTTCAAATCATCAGCAACTTGCCAGGTGTATGTAGTGTTTTGTTCCCTTTTCGTCTTATTTTGTGGTATTTTCTTCCCCTTGCCGCTGCAACTTTTACAAATCATGAATTGTTGATGCAGGTTGAAgagaaaaaaaggagaaaattgTTGTTGGGAGGCAAAAATACTGACGATGAGCTCTTAACCAGATTATCCGTCTGAATAGTTTGTATTCTTGCTATACGACCTTGTTCGTTGCATTCTTGGGTGTTTTGACAAGGAGCAAGTAATGTTGGGAATGGAATATTACGATGAAAGCATATGCAATAGTGCGTTGAAGTCATTCCCTTCAGTTCTGAACTAGAGAGTGCAGCAGTGAAGAAATGAAAGAAGCATAAAGTGAGTTTGATTGAGTATCTGAGATCAGTAGTTTGTAGTTCTAAAGTGACATGATATTTTAGGTTAGAATCTTCTTAAATCAATCTTCGTTGGTTGCAGGGATGCAAAGTGAGCGTCTATACACTTTTGGAATTGGGAGACGACAAAGGTTCAATCTTTTACTATGTGTATAAAATAGTGCTTCCTAATAGATACTAATGCAGATGTTTCCAATTGCCAAAATTACCAAAATGGCTTGTTTTGTTGTGAAGGGAACCTTTGTATACTGATATTGTTGGGCCCTGCTCTGCTTACCTTTTCTTGCAATCTTTTTGTTTTGTATTATTTGCTAATGATGCATTAATCTGTTATGGTTTACGAAGTGTCATTTGTTTACTATACAAAAGAAGCAGGGTAACTGTTTGGTGACAAAAGAAGCGGATAACTCATATGAATATATGGTCTGCGAAATAATAGTGTGCTCAATCCCAGATTTTCAGTGTCGGTATATAAAACTGACAATGGTTTGTTCTATGCTATGTTTAGAAGTAGCTTTGCAACTCTCTCTCTCTTTAAATGAGTAGCATTGTTGAGACAGATGTGAGCATGGCTGAAAGCAATGTATTTACTGCTATAGTTCAGTTTACTGTGTGTGTAGATGTGGTCTTTTAAGTTGTTAAatctctccattataacattatgTGTGAGTAGATGTGGTCTTTTAAGTTGTTAAATCTCTCCATTATAACATGATATCTTCTTTTCTTTACAGGTCAAGACATCATTTCCAAATACAGAAGTATTCTGTCCATCCAAATTCGTGCATCTAGCCAAACAATTCTTGATGTTGCTTTGAGCTAGCTGCATGGTTCAGAGATGGTTCTTCATTTCGGCTTCTCTTCATTTGTGACTGGCTGCTTCTTTCAGAGCTTATGTGTGAGTTTCCCTCTTTTCAAATTCCCCTCTGAACCTACTAATTTGTTTGATGGTAGATGTGAGTGCCATATGGACACTCCAGTGTCCTGGTCATTCTAAATGCTTTGGGGGCGTTAACGTCTGTTTAATCCATTTATTGTTCACATGACGGCTTGCACAGCTCTCTGTGGTCATTGCCTTTATGGACACTCCAGAAGTTTTTAGAGCACACCATGGTGGAAACTAAGATATGGAGAACTTTATCTTTATCCAATATAGGAGATACCTTCCACATGCATTTTTGCCTGAGTAAATAACGTGAGATTTAAAATGTGTGCTGCCTGATGTTTACACATGAGAAGCGTAGTTATTTTTTGTTAGTTACACTAACAATATTTCTTGAAACCTTGATGGTTCATTTTGCTTCATGTATGCTAGATCACTGTCATGTGTGGATAGAGAACTTATCAACAGTTGACGCCTGACTCAGAGGATTCGTTTTCCTTGTCCTATTGAGAAACTTGCTTCCCCTTTTTGGCTTCTTCTGTTTTGTATCTCAATAACAGCCGCCACCCTTTAAAAGTATGCTGCTTGATCATGTATACAGATGTCAAACTCActtgcatttattaatagatgatagATAGTTGCTTTTTTGTGAGAAATTGATTAGATGGTAGCTAGGACATGTAAATACGCTGCTTATTCTTGCTTGTTGCTGCTGTCGAACTCAATTACATTCATTCAGTTACTTAATCATGCATGTTGCTGGAGCTCTCAAACTATAGATTAAATTTTAGCTTTCGTAGTAAACTACCATGTCATTAGTTATTGTTTAGTTTTGCATTATCACCTGTTTTATGTTTTTATTGTAGAAGCTTATATGGTATCTCTGACATTCAGTGAAAATTGTCATGGTGCAAGGACATGGGTTGCACGGGATGTCAAGAGTGGGTAACTTGGCGGCTTTTTGTACAAGCTGAGTGACATCAACGAGGAAGGGAGGTGTGGAGTTAGCGACGAAGCCAAATAATGCTGAGGTGGATCAAGAAGCAGTCTACAACAAATCCATATTAGGTGCTCCTCTCTCTTTACCCTATTTGTGGCTCTGGTTTCAATTTTCTAATATTATTTATCAGAACATGATGTTTCAGATTCGAGAAAATGATAAGAGGACGAATTGAATGGAAGAGTTTGTGTGATTGCCTCTCTCTCCTTCTCTCCATTGCTTGAATAGTCAAAATTGATCCTAATTTTTCATGTTATGGTCTGTGCTAAACCTAAAAATGAGTTTGTTTCTTTTGTCTATGTAACCTGCTTTATTTGCTTTTGATCAGTGCTCATCTAGGTTGAATGTTGTCTCCTTTCTACTCTTGTCATCTCCTCAACGGCCACTCACCTTCTGGTGCAAGTGGAGACGTGGCCAGATGGTTTATCCAACAATGGAGGGATTGTAACCTGCAAAATTTCTCTCTTGGTTCACCAACGTGATCACCCTGTATCCAGGTAGATGATGTTTTGTTCCACCCCCAGAATCTCTATTTTATGTTGGTGTTGATCATTTGTTCACTTGCAGATGCAAAAACAGCCTGAGCCAGAGTTCAGCCACCGATGTCGGAGATTGTGCAGTAGCTGCCCTATCGTGTAGAGATCAGACATGGGGCTGATGCTTTGTGGTGGTAGCTATTATCTGCGTAGCTATTTGTTCTAGGGGAAGATGTACGTTTCCCGCAAACATTTTCAGTCTAAGTAAAGGTACAGAACAACTTACAAGTATTGCAGCTTATTTGGTTTTCGGTATACATAAAAACCATGTACTTCCATTTGCAGTTCGCTAGGTGCGTCTATTTTTACTTTCTTTGTTTTTGTAGGAATATATTACCAAATACTCTTTAGTTTCTCATAATGAAGACTGGGGAGTTGCCCCTTTGTTCACAAAACGGCTAGGAAGGGTAATAGATAGCTGGGTTTCAGTACTCGGTGAAGCATGGCGGCTGACTTTCGTAATTTAACAGTAGCTAATTATGCTAAATATTCAGTATTTCAGTTTCTTTGTGGAATagaattagcattattagtggaaGGTCTAGCCAGAATCTTGCTCTTCACTTTCTTGAAGGTTGGACCTTTCTGGTTTGAACCATAGAGCAATTTGGGATGTGTCTTTTCCTCTACAAAAGTTTGCTTGCAGCTATATGTCatcatttaattattttttatgtTGCAAATTCTTCAGGTACTAAAAAATAATTATTTATGTTGATGCAAAAAAACATGATTTAGTTATCTTCTATACTGCAGATGTTACTGCCTTTTTTTTTGGATCTTCTTGAGCTGTAATTTAAGAACTACTCATTTAACTAATTATAAATCTATTTGAGGAGGCCATAGATTTCACTAAATAGGCATTGCCTATATGTTTTTTCCCTTCCAATGTAATGGGCCGCATGACACCGTCAGATGTACTAATGATCTCTGAGGTGAGTTCTGTATCCAATTCTAGGTACACTCTGTTTCTCCCTTTGCAAGTACAACACCATTTTAGTGGGGTCTGAAGAAGTCCATCGATGGTTTCAGCTCAAAACTTTGCTCTCTTTGGGTCGTGCGTGTTTCAATTTTTAGGTGGATCAGTATCACACTTGATGGAGTTCATATAAGTATGGTTATTACTGTTCAGTATAAAGATGGTTAACATTTCATTTGTCTGGTAGCTTGTGTTGAATATTTGATGTTCTTTCTTTTTACCACGAAACAGAAAAATATGAAGTATGTAATTATATGTTTCCTCTTCTTTCTTCCTCTCTTTACGACGTTATATATCTAGGTAATAAACATTTGAAAGCATGCTATCTTCCATTTAAATTTGTTTGAAAGTGGTGCTTCTGCAAGCAATACTGCATGAGTACCTATACCTATTAACTTTTAGCCAAAAGTAAAATACCATAAGGAGCTACGTGCTTTATGTTTATATTGTTCCTAATGTTAAAAGGGTGAACTATTATGTTCAAAGACACATACATTCTTTGTTAGAAGCTTCAGTAACTTTGATATCTCCTCCAGGATTTTGAATCCATGCTCTGTTTTGCATGTGTGCATATCAATTGGTGCTCTTCATTTGCTCGAGATGATTGTCTACTATCTTTGTTTAGAACAATCTAGGATTGGCCGTACATCTTTTCTGGTTTACTTATCCTATTCCAAAGTACCCTATTACAATATGTATGCAGCAGTTGAATGATTCCACTTCTGCAGTTTGTTGCTCTTCATTTGCTCGGGATGGCATCTCAGCTTGCCCATAATGTTTCCATGTTCTTATAGTAATCTTCAGCAGTTTATTTTGTGAACTAAGATCCCTGGAGTGCATACAACTTATGAGCTTGCATTTTTGTCTCGCCTCTAATACTCGACTTTCTTTGCAGCTGGTTTTGATCTCCCTAGGTGTGTTACCTCACCTGTTATGTTGTTGTGCGACTGTTGTTCAATATAATTGCCTCCTCGCCGCCCTTCACAAGTAGCCTTAACAAATATTTCTTAGTTAAATGCTTGCAGAAGATGTGTCACCCTTAATTAAGGGTATTTCTATTTGGAATAAATCCCAACACAACTATATTTTCATTCTTCATCTCTGCAGCCTTGCCCGCTGGGTCGCTGATTATGCTGACGTAGGTTTCCTATGTCGTTGGGTAACCGATGCTGCTGGAGTACAAGTGGCTGACATCCATCAATCAATCGACATAAGGTGCGTCATCTTGGCATTCACACACCCTATTTTGTTCTTTTGGTAGAACTGAAGCATTTGGCCAGTAGATGGATTTACAGTGCAAGGGTTAATTAGCTGGTTTGCTAAGCTATGTTTTGTTTATTCTCTGTCTCTGTACTCCAACTAATACCAAACCAGAGTTGGAACTACCTAAAATAATTCTGCAGGTGTTGTTTTATTGTACTTCATATATAtgaaaagatatatatatatgtgttgtttagttTCAATAGCGCTTGAGAAATTAGTAGGGGTGCATGCCAGCATTGATAGCCAGTTCAGTGTTGACCTTCAGACATATTTTATTAAGGTTTTCCTTGGACTGTTGGGTGCAGTGAGTTTGGAATTAAGTCTTGTCTTTCTGCAAGAATAATTTTGAGGCACACCCTAAATAAAAGGTGTAGACCATGTTTCGGGCTTTTCATAGAACATTCATTTTGCCCTAAATAAAAGGTGTAGACCATGTTTCGAGCTTTTCATAGAACATTCATTTTGCAATTTGGTTGGACACATTTAAATAGAAGTCAGTTTACTGATCTGTCGAGAATATGTTCCTGCTTCTGCTGTACATAGTAAACTTCTTTTTAACTTTAGGCCAACATACTAACTAAATGTTGGGATAAAGATGAAAATTATGTAGAACGTTTTTCAGATTATCATGTTTAGGTGATACATCTCTGAATTTGTAAACCAAGGTATGCTCTGTTTTGTAGCTGAAACTGCTACGTTGCTGTGTAATAAATTAATGCCTTGTTTCCTGGCAAATCTGAATTGTGGGCCATCCGTGTTATGTAAATAATTGCTAAACCGAATCTTCTTAATTCGAAATTCACCACCAAGCAAAACCAAGGATTGTAGTATTCAGAGTAGTAGATCTACCTCAGTACCACAACCCACTTTACACCTGACAATTAATTTTCAGAGGAGTCCTATAGCATATATATTCAGTTTCGGCAATTAAACTTGGTTCCATAAAACCTTCAGGCTACTCAGGTTCATAGTAATTTTATAGTAGCGACAAAGTCAACAGTGTGGCATCCGAATTAATAGGCCATGTAGTGTACTCATACTTGTAGCTCCAGGTTACCGATTCACATTATTCCTGAACTGTGTAGTTTGGAACAGCAAAGTAATACTTCACCTTCAGATGTATAACATGTATGACTGGTTTAGCCACATGAGTTAAGTAGCAGGTTATTTCTGTACTAACAATAGCATTTAGCTGAACCAATAGATTAAATCAGGTTTTGTTATCAAATTATTTTTACAAAAAGCTAATTCAAAACCTAAAACCCAAGTTAACCGAAATATTCTGTTGAACCATGTGAACTAAAATctgtaaaactaaaataaaatttgATTTAGCATCTATAGCTACAACTAACTTCAAATTAAATTAAAATGCACAAAAAGTTTAGTTTCCTGGACTGCATACAGCAAATCACAAATGTTCTTTATGTACAATGCAAGGCTGATACCTTTCACCCTTAGGTAATATGATCTCCCGTCCTTACCAGGTTTTAGCCATGAGCGTGGTTGAGATTCCATCCATGGTCATGATGAAGGTAGCTTTTAAAGCCATTGTATAGTAGTATATCCATGAAAAGGAAGAGCGAAGTTCTTCAAGCAAGCAGTACTACCTGTATAGTTACAACCATGTAGTAAGACATGTTGTAGTACTAATAGAGATTTACATAGTGTTTCAGCCATCGGATACCATCAATTTCTACAGATGCTTAATATAGTGTTTTATAAATTGTTTGCAAATAATCCTCTTTTTTCCTGATTATATATAAGCGTGGGCTACCATCTATGGTATTATCTAATTAAGCTCCTTAATGGGGATAAGTTATTTAtaacttcatatttctatttcctTTATCGTACCAAGGCACACCAGTTGTGATATCTTAGCTGGACTCTGAGTTGGAGCAATCATAATAGTACTATTATGAATATATATACTGCACAAACACATAGGTATTGTATATGAGGTTCCATTATACTCACTGATGTTCCATCTGCTTTCAGTTTCGTGAGATGATGTACGATTAAGAACACACTTGTGCAGTAGTTGTGGTACTTAAAGCCATTCTATTATGGTGCTTCACCTTCCCTTTATATGTTCGTATCTATTTTTTATACACTGTCTTTGCAGTGAACTTTTTAATCACTTGCAGCTGTTTCTTGTGTCGTGCGATCTTTTCAGCTCAAGAGCTCTTACCAGACCAATATCTTTATGCGTTGGACATTGTCTACTGATAGTATGTGAAGATAGTGAGGATTGCTACCGGTGCATGGCCGCTTGTGCTGGTTAACGAATGAGCACGGATGGGACGCTGCTTTCAGTCAATAGAAAATCCAtgttgcccgagaccaagctcaAGGACGGGGATAGAGTTGATGTGAGGTTTTCTCTGCATATTAACCGGAGTAATTTATCAGGTTGGCTACTGCCTCCTGAGTTTGTACATAATGAGACCATACAGTAGTAATTTGTGATGCAAATATAAGTTTTCATGCAATAAAATTCAAGTTTGAATTAGATACTTATGCCTCCGCCTCCTCAGTGTGTACATAGTGCTATTGTCTGCAGGACAATGTTATTGGACATTCTCTAAATTTACATAGAATTTACATGTGAATTCCAGCAGTCTTGCTTTTTCCCCTTTGCGTCAGGGATGGAGTTGTTATAACCCTAAAGCCCATCTATAGCTCAAAATTGTGAACCAAACTTTTCGTCCTCTTGCTCGCAATAAGTACAAACAAAGATAAATTTTATAGTATAGATTTTgctatttgcgcgatagcgcaacgggtcatctagtaatTCAAACGACGGGCAGATAGCTAGAACCACCATTCAGTCACTGATCGTGGCAGTGGATGGCTCTTGCTTTCCGCACGTCTTGACCACCTCAGTCATGATGTAGTCAAACCGTCAAAGATCATCACGTTGGAGACGTCGCCCCTGAGAACCTTGAAGATCCTGAGGTACCAGATTTGATGTCATGAGCAATTATGTCGTTACCGTCCTTCAACTTCACCATCTAGGAGCAGCCGTTGTTCATCTTCGACCAGGGCGATTGTCTTTGGGACGGTGCCAAGGTCGATGTGGTCCTACTCCTACTCCAGGAAGAGGCGCTTGTCGCCGCCATGGACAACGCCACAACATCGATCTCGGGCTCTTCCGCTAACCGCCCTCCTCTTTGCCTAGAGTCGCACGTCCTCTCCTTGTCGTCATCGACGCCATACCGCCAAACCCTCCCAACATTTCGATTCTCGATGTTGCCACATGATGGCTCGTTGGGGATCGATGATTCCGTGTCGATCTTCCCTATGGTGTCGCCCCTTGATCTTAATGGCACACAAGTTGTCGGCGACTCACCATTGACACAAAGGTTGCACAAGTGGTCTCCGCGGGTAACCTCCCAATGCCCGAAAATTGTTTGAAGAAATACATCCCCATGTGCCGGCCCCGACTTCGGCCGATCTATGGTTATGAATGTGTCATGACGGACATGATCAATGATGGTAGCCAAGAACTGATCGAGATGGGTTTGGTATTATCAGTCACATTGCCCAAACTAATCGAAAAGGACACATTTCAAATCTAAAATATGTGGTCCAGTTAAAGTTGAACATAGCCAAGTAGACCTTTGATCCGGGGGTCACACTATCGTCGCCAAGGTGTCTTTCGATTAGATGTACATATGGAAAGGAGATCACGGCACTCGATCTCATCCTTATCGGTCGGCTCAGAAACGAATCATCCGATTAGACGCTGGCATGGCATGCATGTGACCGGCACAATCAATCAGCCACTGTTGCGCCCGCTGGGCCGTGAACTGTGAGCTATTTTGCGTAGATCTTGTCGTACAGGAGAGGAATCTTTTAGGGCTGGGGTTGCATTTCCGAGCAAAGCCCTTGTCCAGCTCACCGGGCGCCACACGCATGCAGTGGTTCTACCTGGCACCGGACAAGATTCGGAGCGAGAAAGAGACACGAAAGTTCGCACGATTTGTTATTTCCTTTCCCCAGCTCACTCCCTTATTATTGATTCGTGCAGAGAATATGTACATCGCTGAACAAAAAATGGACCCAAAGTCCCAAATGCCAGATTAAAATTTCCGACATTTCAAAGTTGGAACGCAACCTTTGTGCGCGCATTGGTTTTGGCTCTAGCACGTTGCAAATTTGCAACCCAGGAATTAACCAAAGATGAAATAGGCCAAACGAAATATGGAGAGGCCATCGAAGCTAGCTATACATGCGAATCGACTACACCACGTAGCTAGGGAGGCTGTCTAGCCTACTAGCTGAAGATATCCTCCGGGATGCTATGCAACGCCGGCGACCACCGCCCCTGGCGTCTCGCTCTCGCGGCAGCAGCcacctcggccgccgccgccgcctgcttcTTCGCGTGCTGCCGCTTGAGGGCAGTCACGAGCTGCTCCAGCGCGGGCGGCAGcgcgaaggctccgccggcggcgacggccgcggccacCTGCTTGAGCTGCTGCTTGCTCAGCACGACCTTGACGCGCATCGCGCCGCCGCCCGGGACGGCGGCGACCGGCGCCGGGTCTGCGATGGACGTGCCGGTGGACTGTTCGACGGCCGTGACCGTCTTGGCGTCCAGCTGCAGCCTCGGGCACCTCACCAGCTTCCTCGCGTCCCTCCTCGGCGCCTGCGCGGCGGCAGCCTCGAACTCCATGGATCGGATCTCTAGCTTCTCCCGCAGACGCTTCCTTCTTGCTCGCTTGCTCCTGCTTTCCTCGAGTACTCTCGCTGTACCGATGGGCAGCAGTAGAGAAAGAATGAATATATAACGTCTCTGCGCGTCTGGAGCTAGGGttttatatagagaggtttatggGCGAGACAGCTCACGGCCACCTGTCCGTGTAAGGATCGGAAAGGGACGGCACAGGTGGAATCTTTTTCTTCAATGGATTAGTTTTGTGTTAATTTTAACAATAGCATGGGTACAGCACGTAGTAGGGCCCATGCATCACATGCTGCTAGTAGAATTTCTGAAGACTAGCGCTAGTGCTGTCCCTGCAGGTTTGATCTGGATTTTCATGGCCTTTTGCAAGAGGACTATTATTCGCTAGCTTTGCGTGACAAAAGAGAAACATATTTTGCCGCCAGTGAATAATGGACGTTAGTATATGCTGTGGCCTTTTGGTGACATGTGATCATGTGCCTCCGTGTGCGTCTGTACTTTCAGATGGGCGATGCAGAGGACGTATAGATATATATATGTGGCGGTATAGA includes:
- the LOC124688038 gene encoding uncharacterized protein LOC124688038, with protein sequence MEFEAAAAQAPRRDARKLVRCPRLQLDAKTVTAVEQSTGTSIADPAPVAAVPGGGAMRVKVVLSKQQLKQVAAAVAAGGAFALPPALEQLVTALKRQHAKKQAAAAAEVAAAARARRQGRWSPALHSIPEDIFS